The genomic region TGTCACCAGTCAAGCGGGACTCATCAAGCTGTTGAAAATCAGGGTCTCCCCGACGGGGTGGAGATCGCTGCGGTGTTCGTTTTATTATGGAACATATCCTCCTGATCGTATCAGTTGTAATCTTTCTCGCCCTCTCGGCCTTCTTCTCCGGAGCCGAAACGGCGATATTTTCACTGCCCGGATCGTCGCTCTCGAGAATGAAAAAGGGAAATAACAGGGAGCAGTGCATCGCCTCGATGATGAAAAATCCGAGGATGCTGCTTGTTACTGTCCTATTCGGCAATCTTCTCGTCAATATCGCCAATACGAGCATCGTAACAGCCCTCGCCATCAGGATTATGGGAGACAGCGGTCCGGCCGTAGCGACTATCGTCATGACACTTCTTATCCTGATATTCGGAGAGATAACGCCGAAGAGCCTGGCTTTGAAACATTCGGTGCCGCTGGCGCTGGCTGTCGCGCCGGTGCTGAGATTTTTGATGTATATCTTTACTCCCGTAAGGGTAGCTCTGGGATATATCGCCGATATCACGGTGAAAAGCAGCCGCGCCCTTCTTGGCGAGAGCAGGGAGGAATACCATTCCCACGAACTTGTCGATGCCGTTGAGATGGCTGGCAACGACGGCCTTTTCGACGATTTCGAGAGCAAGATACTTACCAATCTTTTTCAGTTTACCGATACGGCTGTATACGAGATCCTGACTCCGCGGGTGGAAGTATTCTCGCTCAGCGCCGATACTACTCTTCAGGCAGCGGCGATCGAGGCAAGAAGCAGGGGATTCACGAGGATCCCCCTTTACGAGGATTCGGTGGAAAAGATCATCGGGATCTTTCACGCGAGGGATCTGTTGAGGTATGAGAAGAATGAAAAGCTTACGCTGCGTGATATCATGCGCCCGGCCGATTTTATCCCCGAGACGAAGAAAATAAGGGACCTGCTCGGAGAATTCATCGCTGACAGAAAGCATGTGGCGATCGCGGTCGACGAGCATGGCTCTTTCGAAGGTATAGTGACTCTCGAGGATATGCTCGAAGAGATCTTCGGGGAGATCCGGGACAGGCGCGAGCCTAACGTCGATGAGTTCAACCGCATAGATGAGGATCATATAGTCGTCGAGGGAGCGATGAGGCTCGAAGACCTCAATTCCGAGTTCGGATCGACTCTGGATTCACGCGAGGTCGAGACGGTCGGAGGATACCTGATCGAGGCGATAGGGCGGATTCCGAGAGAGGGAGAGACCTTTACATTGGGCCCGTACCGCTGGCTCGTGCTGTCGGCGGAGATGAAGAAGATCAACAAGATCAAGCTGGAAAGAACAAGAGGGGACGTCGATTAGGATGACGCTGTTCGATTCGCTGATAATTATGGCCGCTTCTATACTGCTCGCCGGGTTCTTCTCCGGTTCGGAAACGGCGCTGATATCGTGCAGCAAGGTCAAGTTGAGAAGCAGGGCCAAGCTCGGATCGTGGAGAGCGAGTATCCTTGAAAGACTGATCCAGGACCCGGAGAAGTTTTTCAGCATAGTCCTCGTCGGCACGAACATCTCAGTGATTATCTGCACGGCGACGGCGACCGCCCTGGCTGTCTCGAGATTCGGCGATTCCGGGCCGCTTATAGCGACAATAGTCATCACGCCGCTGATCCTGATATTCGGAGAGGTAATACCCAAATCGATATATCTCGACCATGCTGACAGGTTCTCGATAATCGTCGCTCCATTCCTGAAGGCCCTTACATTCATTCTCTGGCCGGTAATTATGCCGGTCACACTGTTCGCGCGCCTGATGACAGGCAGACTGAAAGAGAGCGAGAAGGGGTCGTATATCATCTCGACACGCGAAGAGTTGATATATCTCTACAGGCGGGGCAACGCTTCGGAAGAGGTCAAGAAAAGGGAAACGGAGATGATCGACAAGGTCTTCAGGTTTGGAATGATCAAAGCCTCTGACCTGATGGTCCCCGCTTCCGAAGTGATCTCCTTTCCTGTGACAGCTTCGATCGACGAGGTGGTAGAGGAAGCGAACCGTCATCCTTATACCAGATACCCGCTCACCTCTCCCGACGACGGGAGTATAGTAGGAGTCATCTCACTCTTCGACCTGCTCGGGCTCGATGGAGGAGAAAGCCTTGAAATGGTCATGCATGAGCCTTTTTTCGTCGACAGCGATATCTTCGCCAAGAGGCTTCTTCTTACGTTGAAGAACAATCCGGATCATTTCGCCATAGTCACGGATAATGGCCGGACCGCCGGAATAATCACTCTTGAGAATATCCTGGAGAATATCGTGGGCGATATCGCCACGTAGCCAGCCGGCTGCGGGCGCGTAGAACTTCTTTACCCTTTATCGGGCAGAATCGCCGCGAACTATTTGATCCCCGTGAAAGACCTGAGGTCAGTCCAGCGCTCCGGTGACCTTTTCAACCTCTTCAAGTATCTCGCACGATCTGACAAGCTCTTTCATCGCCGTGTGGTCGGGATAAAGAGGTCTGTCGATATCGAGGAATTTGACGTGCCTCCTTATTACTTCCTTTGCTTTCGTGACGCCCTTTCCGAATGAATAATCACGGAAATCGAGCGCCTGGGCCGCCGCCATCAGCTCGATGCCCAGGACCCCGTAAGCGTTGTCGAGGATCTGGAAGTTCTTGATCGCCGTATTCATGCCCATCGAGACGAAGTCTTCCTGGTCGGCCGCGGCCGGGATCGAGTGGACGGAGGCCGGCATCGAGAGGATGCGTTGTTCGACGATCTGCATATCGGCGGTGTACTGGCTGAGCATCAGGCCGGAGAACATACCGGCCCCTTTCGTCAGAAAAGCGGGAAGTCCGACGCTCAGGGCGGGATTGTTGAGGCGGTTCATCCTTCTTTCCGACATCACGCTGACCATAGTTATCGCCGCGCTTATCATATCCATCGGAAGCGAGACGGGAGTTCCCTGGAAGTTCGCGCCGGAAAGCTGAAGGTTTTCGTCGGGGAAGAAGATCGGGTTGTCACCAACGCCATTGAGCTCTATCTCGACCTGGGATCGGGCGTACTCGAGAGCGTCATGCGCGGCGCCGATGACCTGGGGAGTCGACCGCATCGAGTAGGCGTCCTGGACCTTGCATTTTATCTTTCCCTCCACGAGGTCGCCGCCCTCGACGAGTTTCAGTATCGCCGCGGCGCATCTCTGCGCGCCCTTGAACCCCCTGATCCGGTGCAGCTGGGGGCTGTACGGTTTCATGTTCGCTTTAAGCGCTTCGAGCGACATCGCTGCCGCGATCTCTGCCTGCTTGAGCCACCTGTTCGAATCGTAGAGCATTATCGCGCTCATCGCGGTGAGAAGGTTCGATCCGTTGATGGTCGCCAGTCCGTCCCTCGCTTTGAGCCCTGGAACGGGGATACCCGCTCTCTTCATCGCTTCGGCCCCTTCGAGAAGCTCTCCCTTGTAGTAAGCCTGACCCTCGCCCATCATCAGAAGGGCTATCTGCGACATAGGGGCGAGGTCGCCGCTCGCGCCGACCGACCCTTTCTGACAGACGAACGGAGTAACGTCCTTGTTGAGCATCTCGACGAGAGTGAGGGTTATCTCGGGCCGGTTTCCCGAGTTGCCGTGCGCGTGAACGTTGATCCTGCCCGCCATCGCCGCCCTGACGTACTCTAGCGGCGCCGGATCGCCGATTCCCGCGGCATGATTGTATATGAGGTATTTCTGGAAATCCTGGATCTGGTCGTCGTCGAGTACTACTTCGGAAAATTCCCCGATCCCCGTGTTGACTCCATACATGATCTCTTTCGCGACGATCTTTTTTTCGAGCATCGCGCGGCAGACCTTGATCCGTTCTATGGCATCGGGAGAGAGGATGACTTCTTCGCGATCTCTCGCGATCCTTACCAGTTTTTCAATCGTCAGTTCAGATCCATTTAGAGTGACAGCCAACTTCGACCCCCTGTTTTACGGTTTTAACTTCACCGGAGCGTGGCGATCATCCCGTGATCACGCCCCGGTAGTCTATATATCATCGAAACCGGGCGAAGGCAAGAAGCAAAATAAAAGAAATATCCATTACCGGTCCGGCTGGCTGGCCGGTTGGGGAAACACCTCAGGCCATAAGGCCGTTAATTTCTGTAAACCTCTATTATAAAAGCAATTACGATAAAAGCTATCCCCACGATATTGACGGCTGTCCCCGTTTTGCTAATCCGTTCCGCCTTTGATCCGTCGAGGCGAAGGAGCGAATGGAATGCGGGCGCCTTGAGCAGATTGGATGCGCCTATCAGAAAAAACGATATTGCCCAGACGGGGACCCCGCCTATCACCATCATCTTTCTCGCCAGCGAGAGGATCCCCATCACTGAAAAGACGACGGCCCAGAAAAGGTGCCCGCCACCCGGTTTTTTTATCCTGTCCGATTCATTTACTTTCGTCATGATGAACTGCCTGCTTCAACTCCTCCGGCAACCGCCCGCCCAGTTGCCGGTGAATATTTTTATCTACTCAAGCCTCAGGGGACTCTCCTCGTCGACACATATCCTGAAAAAGTTGCAGTAGCGGCAATGCGGCCCCTGGTTCATCGCGAAGTGCCGGTGGGGCAGGGGCTGATTGAGATGAATATTCCCATCGACAAGAAGTGAGGCCATCTTCGAGATGCCTTCCTTTATATGCTCTCTGAAGGAGTCGATGTTTTCCCCGCTTATCTTATGCTCGATATGCCTCCCTGATCCGAGCAGGTTCACCTCGTAGAGGCGGATCGTGTCGACCGGGTTTTTTCCGATGACTGCCGCGTAGTATCCGTACACTCCGAGCTGGACTCCCGCCTTTCCTTTATCATCTTCGTCATCGCCGCCGTTTTTTCCGCTGAACGTCTTCCAGTCGACGATATTGAAAGTACCGTCGTTGCCGGTGAAAATGAAATCGGTCTTCGCGAAGACGTTTGCGCCCTCGAAGACGAAGACCTGGGCGAACTCGCCAAGATCTATATTCTCAATGATCCATCCTGTCCGGTCGGTCTCGAAGATGATCCCGAGAATATCCGAACGAAGAAGGGTCTCGACCCCCTGTATCGATTCACGTAAGGTCTTTTCAATCCTTTCTTCGGAAAGATCCCGGCCGTATTCATGTTCGAAGAGGGCGAGCCAGTTGATGTTGAGCCATTCGCCGCTTTTTTTCGGCTCGGTGAGGTAGAGCCTCCGCCGCGAAAAATCGAGCTGCTTCTTAAACCTCTCCTCAAGATAACCGGTCACGTCTTCCGCCGCGGGGATCCTTCCCTTCACGCGCGTCGACTGAAGGACTTTCGTTGCTATGTAGTGGACCAGTTGCCCCCTCCAGAGAGGGAGCGATACCAGGCGCTTGAGTTTGAACGCTTCCCGTCGAAGAGGAGAGGATGATCTCTTCCAGCCTTCCCAGCTGAGGTAATAGTGGAAGTAATATTTTCGCGCGCATTCGTTAAACAGAGACTCGCGCGAGATCGACCAGCTGAATTGGTTTTGAAATGGCATCTATTTGTCGAATACTCCCCTGCAGATCCTGTTCTCTATCCTGTACGGTTCGAACTCGTAATCGAACTTCATCTGTTTCTTGCCTCTCAGAGCGACGCCCTTGTTGGTGTACATGTAGAGGTGGTATCTTCCTCCAGCCTTCTGCTGGGAGAGTTTCTGAAACTCATCGTTTTTAAAGATCCACGCTCTGAGCGTACTGAGATCGACGCATGAGACATAATCGGCGGTGTTCTTTGCCGGCACCCACCAGTCCAGCGCCATCTTCCCCTTGCCGCCTGCCTTTTTTGGTTTAAGGTTCGTCGTTACGAGAATAGACCAATTGCGTCTCGGCCTTTTCAGGGTCACAACCAGATCGATCCCGTTCTTTCCATGGCTGCAGAGAATCCCTTCCCTGAGCAGGAGCGAATTGACAAAGAGCTTGCCGCTCACCCCTATCATGCTTTTCGGCACTTCCTGCATCACTGACCTCCTTCCAGGATCACAATAGCCTGGGCATATTCACCGTCGTGGGTGAGGCTGAGATGCGTCGCGGTAACGCCGCGCTTTTCGAGGGCAACCGACACCTTGCCGGAAACAGAGAGATCCGGTTTCCCGTTCTCATTTTTGACAACGCCGACTTCTTTAAGCGAGATGCCGCGCCCCCAGCCTGTTCCAAGCGCCTTGAAAAAGGCTTCGCGGGCGGCGAATCTCGCGGCGAAGAACTGGGCGTTATCCCTTCGATCCGCGCTTTCGTCGATCTCACGATCGGTGAAGATCTTTCCCAGAAAACGTCTTCCATATCTATCTATCAATCCCCGTATCCTGGAGATCGATACTGAATCGATTCCAATTCCGATTATCATTTCATTCCTGCGGCTATTTATGGTAGCTTTTACAGCGTTGTTCTGATAAATCCGTAGCTTGCAAGAACGATATCACTATTTTGAGATTTGTTAAATAAAAAACCACTGGTCGCGGGGATTATTTTCAACAGGTAAAGATGTTCATACAGTACGACGAACCTGTCTACAGGCCTCCAAGCGAAGCGGGCTCTCTGATACTTCAGGCGACGAGCGGATGCTCTCACAATCGATGCGCTTTCTGTCAGATGTATAAAGGAAAGAGATTCGCTGTCAAGGAATGGAAAGTACTGAAGGGTGAGATAGATGCCGCGAAAAGATACCTGCCGGAGACGGCGAGGATATTCCTGGGCGACGGGGACGCTTTCGTTCTCGCCACTGAAAAGCTCGAACGGATCCTCGACTATCTCGCCGGATCCTTTCCCCGTCTGCAGAGGGTGAGCGCTTACGCGAACCCCTCAAATCTCCTGGGCAAGTCGGTCGGCGAGATGACGCGCCTGAGGGAGAAAGGCCTGAAGATAATTTATTACGGCGTGGAAACGGGAGATCCCGAGCTTCTCCTGATGACAGGCAAGGGGGCGACTCCCGGCGAGATGATCGAGGGTTGCGCCAAAGCCCGCGAAGCGGGGCTTAAGATCTCGGCCACGGTGATAACGGGTCTTGGTGGGAGCGAAAGAAGTCTGCGCCACGCGAGGATGACCGGAGAGCTGGTAAGCAGGCTGGAGCCAAGATATCTCTCGGCCCTTACCCTTATGCTCGGTCCTTTCGAAGAAGAATACATAAAACTCTTCGGACCAGGGTTCCGGATGAACACTCCCGCCGAAGACCTGCTCGAACTGAGGGAGATGATATCGCGTCTCGAGAATGACAGATGCATCTTCAGAAGCAACCACGCTTCAAACTACCTCGCCCTGAAAGGGACGCTTCGCAAGGACAGGGAGGCGCTCGTCGCCACGATAGACCGGGCGCTCGATGATCCGGGAAGGTACCTCAGGAAAGAATGGATGAGGGGGCTTTGAAACGCGGCGTTAATCACCTTGAGGAGAAGAGCCTTCGCAGCCATGAATCGGAGAGGTACGTGTCGTACCCGACCCTGACGCCGCCCCAGCGTTCCTTGTAATCGATAAGGCTGTGCGCGTAGGAAGGGGAAGCGCCGAGGTTGATCTTCCTTATACCCATCGATATCCCGACGTCGATCGCTTCGGAGAGCAGGATATGGTTCGGTTTGAACCTCCTGTATTCATAATCCGAGACTGTCTGCCAGTTGAACAGGGTTCCGGCATAGATGAAGTTGATGCAGGACCCGACCATCCTGTCACCGAACATCAGGCAGTTCCAGTAAAGCATCTCCGTGTTGCTCAGATGCTTCAGGATGCTGTTGAAGAAATGTTTGCTGTATAGAGGCTTGATACTGCCGTGCCTCTTCTCGGTCATCTCGTAAAGCCTGTAGAAGGCGTTCAGTTGTTCCCGGGTCTTTATGCAGATTATTTCGGTGTCGGCTTTCTGCCCCGCCCTGATATGGCCGTTTATCTTTCTGTCGGGTGGCGTATGCTCTTCGTTATCGTCGAGGTAGATGATATGGGTGAACGTCTCGCTGTGATCGAGAAACGGTTCGCTCATCCCTGAAAAATTCCTGTCGAAGTCTGTGATCGCTATCCTGGAGAACCTTCTCTTTTTAAGATATTTCACCAGGTGCAGGTAGAACTCGTCCCTGGTCGAGCCGTTGACTCCATCGGCCATGACTACTTCGCCATACGTTCCGTACGGCATCGAGTAGAAAGATTTAAAGCCGAAGTCTCTGGTGATGACAGCCGGCATGCCGGCGATCAGCAGATCGCCCTCGTAACCGCAGAGAAATTCAGCATGCGTTCCCGGAGAGAGTCCGTCGACGCACGTATCGACCCAGTAATGGCTGTGAAAGAAGGAACTTTCCGCGGTCAGCTTCTCCCATGCAGGAACGTCGAGTGATTTTCGGTCGATTACCCTGAACTCCATAAATTCTCCGGCGTGGAAGGGATTCTATACGGAAAAGTCGCGATTGACGGGCGAGCGGTCCAAATGAGGTCTCGCTTTCTCCTCCTCTGACGAATGTAATAAATGAATCGAGGTTAGTCAATGAACATAAGAGATATTCAGGACCATCCCCGGCCGTCCGTATTCCAGAGCGGCGTACCTGCTCGAATCGCCTTTCGATGCAAAAATGAAAGGCCATTCGCATATGGCAACTGTTTTGCGGAACTGTCAATGCCGGGTTACATTTAAAAGCTCAAGAAGAACTTCCCGGATACGATCGGAAACACGATTATTTGGCATGAATCTTTCTATTCAGCTCTGATGGTTGATAAATAATACGTATCCCTTGATTGGTTACGGTGTAAAAAATGAGAAAGAAATTACGGAACGATTCGGGATTTACGATGGCTGAACTGATGGTTGTTGTCCTGATAATAGGACTTATGGCCATTCTTTCGATGCCGGCATTCGGCAGATTCATACAGAACTGGCGGCTGAACGGCGATGCCGAGCAGTTTGCGGTCACTTTGCGAAGCGCCCGTTCTTCAGCGGTTATGAAGAATATAGATGTCGTCTTTTCATTCGATATGACAAACGATAATTATTCCTATTTCGAAGACAGCGATCGCAACGGCAACAGGTCCTCAGACGAGTTTCAGAGCGCGACATATACGCTCTCGCCGGGAGTGAGGATCGTCGGGCATACATTTTCCTCGTCGAAGCTTACATTCGGGTCGAAGGGAAATACGAGGGAAAGCGGTACGATAACGCTTCGAAACCCGGCCAACAAGAACAAGACCGTCCGGATATTCGGAGGGACGGGAAACATCACGGTCGATTAGAGTAAGGAACGGAAGATCATGTTTAAATCGGAAAAAGGCGCGGGACTGGTAGAGATCATAATTGCTATTCTTATTTTCGGCGTGGGGATATCCGCCGCTCTCAGGATACTTCCATCGAGCAACTCCGCCACGTCAAGAGCCGGGAACCTTACCATAGCGACGAACCTCGCCCAGCAGAAAATCGAGGAACTTATGAGCTATCCGTATTCGAGCGCGGATCTGACGAATGGATCCCATACCGATCCTGAAAATCCCCTCGATATCCACTATACGAGAAGCTGGAATGTAGTCGATGACGATCCCGTGTCTGATATGAAAAGACTGACTGTCATGGTAAGTTACCAGACAGCGAGCAGAGACAGCATCGCGACAATGAGCACCTACCTTACATCAAGGCGGTAACCCGGAATGCGAATAATAAGATTAAACAGATCGATGATCGGAACAGAGGCCGGATTCACACTTGTCGAGATGATGCTCAGTATAGTCATAATGGGTTTCGTCCTTATAGCGATATCCGGCGTGTTCATGCTTTTTCAGAAGAGCGCCGCTACGACATCGGATTTCTCCGATGCGCAGCAGAACGCCAGAATAGCTATCGACTATGTGACCGGCGAGTTGAGACAGGCCGGTTCCCAGACAGATTATTTCCGCGGACAGAGGCCGATAGTCCACGCCGGTCCATACCAGGTGGCTTTTAACGCCGATATCGATGACGGGCGGGTGATAGACGGGCAGGCGCCCCTTTCAGCGATAAACATAAGCATGGCTCCCAATACCGTTCCGGTATCGGGATCGACGATATATTCACCCTCTGCCGATTATGACTCGGAAGCCGAGACGGTCGTCTTCACTCTCGATTCGACCGGAGACGGAGTGATCACCACCGCCGACCGCGGCGACGATCCGGAAGAGACCGGTCTGAACAGCAATCTTTTTGTCCTCAAGAAGACGGTCTACGGATACAACGCTTCCGGTAAGAACGAAGTCCGTGAATCGGATCTCGCCATCGTGCGCGGACCGAATTTCGCGCCGACATGGATGACTCCCGAACCGATCTTCCAGTACTATTACGATCATGATGAGGATGTCAATACCCCCGACAGGCTCTGGGGCGATACTGACGGAGACGGCGAGCTTGATACGGCGGAGATCATGGCAGTGACCGATCTTCCCCAGAATTTTCTCAGCAATATCCAGAGGGTCAAGATAACCGTAATGAGTGAATCGAACAGGTATGACAAGAAATACGAGACGAACGGTGGATTTCTCAACGTGACGATGAATTCCGAAGTATTCGTCAGGAATATGTCCCGGACCAGTTCAATGGTCAGGGGCAAGGTCTTCCACGACGCCGACAGCGACGGCATTATCGACAACGGCGAATCAGGTATCCCCGGAGTCACCGTCCGGCTCGCCGGCCAGAGCAGAAGCGTCATCACCGACAATTTCGGATCTTTCTACTTCGCCCTTCCAGCCGGAGCGTATTCGATCCAGGAAGTCGATCCTCCCGGCTACACGTCGACGACGGCGAACCTTGTCTCGATAACACTCGTTTCGGGACAATCGTCGATCATAAACTTCGGTGATATTTCGAGTCTGCCGATCGGAGCGATTGTAGGGGTCGTATACGAGGATCTCGACAAGAGCGGCACGAAGAACGGACTCGAGAGTGGCATCGAAGGAGTGCTAATCTCCCTCGACAGCGGCGCCCAGACTTACACGAACGCTTCCGGATATTATTCGTTCACCGCCGAGCAGGGTAACTATACGGTCGTCGAAGCAGATCCGGTAGGGTATTCATCGACGACTCCAAACTCCGCCTCGGCGAACATCGTCGCCGACGGCGATACGGTGAGGGTCGATTTCGGCGATTACGCCGGACCGACGACAGGAACTCTCGAAGGATACGCATTCCTCGATATTAACGAGGATGGAGTGCGAAACTCGATGGAAGAAGGCCTGCCGAATGTCACGATAAAGGTCTCGACCGGAGACAGTACGATGACCAACTCGAGCGGGTACTATATATTCAACCTCGAACCGGATGTGTACACGGTCGAGGAAAGGGATCCGGTTGGATATACCTCCACCACAGTCAACAAATATACCGATGTAAAGATAACTGCCGATACCACCGTCGTGCGTAACTTCGGCGATATCCTCGAAACGAGGCAGGATTTCGTGGAGATACATATCTCCAACACTGACCGCGTCCTTTCGGTAAGTACGGCGAACCTCGGGGAGGACGAAAAGTATGATACCGATATCATACTCGGCACCGCCCTTTCCGGTGGCATCGGGAACATGCTTGTCTTCCATAACGAGTGGGAGACTTCGGCGACTCCTGTAAGCGAGCTTTTCAATTCCGATCCGGTCTACAGGCGCGATGCCGGCGACAATATCAATACGATGAACCAGTTCGATTTCAACAGCGACGCCGTGCCTGATATATTGACCGGGCTCAACACAAGCACAGACAGGAATATCCAGGTCTGGTTCACCCAGGATGGAGGGATCCTTTCGAACAGTCCCGATAAGGCGTATTACGCGAGCGGGCTGAACGAGGTGATGGACAGCAAGCTTGCCGATTTCGATCTCGATGGTGAATTCGATCTCGTGATCGGACTGAAAGACCCGATCGGTATAACCGGCGCTTTCGAGGTCCTCCTCGGCAGCGGCGATGGAGATTTTTCTTCCAGGGAGTACGTTACCGACGCCGGTCCTGTCGATGATTTCAAGCTCGGAGCGATCTGGGCCGTCGAGACAGGCGATGTCGATGGAGATGGAGACCAGGATATCATAGTCGGGTCGCACGTGACTCCGGTCACCGGGTACATAGACGTATACCTCAATACCGGGTACGCTTCCGCCAATTTCACTTGGAGCGCGAGGTACGCCTCATGGGGAGCGGTCAACGACCTGAAGATGGTCGATATGAAGGAAGACGACGACGGCGACCCCGATATAGTAGCGGGGATCTCGGTCGGTCCGAATATTGGGCTGGTATTCCTCTATCTTAACGAAGCAGGAGTGTACGGGATCGCTGATACGACGGGATACGCCTTCGGTCCGGAGGAAGTACACAATATGCCGGACGATTTCGTCTTCGCTAACGGAGAGGTGCTTAGCATCGCGGTCCTTCAGGTCAATAACGATATATTCCCCGATATCACCTATGGCACGAGGAGCAGTTCACTCTATACCGGTGATATCTATGTTCTTCCCGCTTACGGCACTTTGCCTGAATTCGGGTTGAAGATCAATACTTCCGAACTCGGCGAGATCATATCGATCGACGTAGCCGATTTCAACAAGGACAGCAGTCCTGATATCGTCGTTGGAACAAGATCGTCCGCGACGCAGGGAAAACTGGTAGCATTTTTCGGCAGTGGTATCTGATCAGTACTGTCTGCCGAAAAGGATCGGTGCGATATGGATAAGATGAATTTAAGAAAATCAGGCGGAGAGAAGGGAAATATACTTGTCATCACCCTTATAATCCTTTTTGCCGTCTCGGTCATCGGCGGAACGCTCGCCATGGTCTCATCGATGAATCTGAAGATCGCCGGAAACCAGAGGACGACGGTGCAGTCCCTTTTCGTCGCCGAGGCTGGCATTAACGAAGCGATCCACAGGCTTTCGATGTCGAATCCCACGAACGTCACCATTGCCGGCTGGACTGGAAACGCGGCGATCGGAGACAGTGAACCGTATGATCCGAACTGGAAGGCGAGGATATATCTTACCTCTCCAGGGTCGGCTCCGGCGAGCGCCGGGTCGATATATTCGACCGGCACGCTGCAGAGCACCAGTACTCCGTACATGGAGTACAGCGCCGCGAGTGGTACCGATGACGTACTGACTATCGAACACAAGTGGAAGGACCGCGACGGCGATGGAGCGCGCGACGTCAACGAGATCGTCCGGTACGATCCGATGAAGATACCGCCGGAGAATTTCGCTTCGGGGTTCCCGGTAGAGGTCATAACGGTCAGTGGTACGGCGGCGGGGGGCAGGAGAGTGCTTGAGGCTGAAGTCGTCAAGAGGACCATGGTCGCCCGCACGCTCGGCGCCCTTTACGTCGACAAGGCAGTCAAGCTTACAGGTAACTGTGCCTTCTGCGGATTCAACCATTCGGTCGATATTCCCCCTTT from Candidatus Krumholzibacteriota bacterium harbors:
- a CDS encoding GspH/FimT family pseudopilin, whose translation is MRKKLRNDSGFTMAELMVVVLIIGLMAILSMPAFGRFIQNWRLNGDAEQFAVTLRSARSSAVMKNIDVVFSFDMTNDNYSYFEDSDRNGNRSSDEFQSATYTLSPGVRIVGHTFSSSKLTFGSKGNTRESGTITLRNPANKNKTVRIFGGTGNITVD
- a CDS encoding pilus assembly PilX N-terminal domain-containing protein — translated: MDKMNLRKSGGEKGNILVITLIILFAVSVIGGTLAMVSSMNLKIAGNQRTTVQSLFVAEAGINEAIHRLSMSNPTNVTIAGWTGNAAIGDSEPYDPNWKARIYLTSPGSAPASAGSIYSTGTLQSTSTPYMEYSAASGTDDVLTIEHKWKDRDGDGARDVNEIVRYDPMKIPPENFASGFPVEVITVSGTAAGGRRVLEAEVVKRTMVARTLGALYVDKAVKLTGNCAFCGFNHSVDIPPFTEPNACFAYHLPNGNLPGVTATGDEVKTQGSADVVGDPAPIDNAATNPFYSLAEVLGISDAEVASMLASADNTSIANPLNGITYIDGDASITSNLVGEGLLYITGDLHAAGSFNFRGLIYVEGDVHFTGTPWVLGSMIVRGTSDFNFSSGNAAVLYSQDAISQALGSSMPCMMLSWKER
- a CDS encoding type II secretion system protein translates to MFKSEKGAGLVEIIIAILIFGVGISAALRILPSSNSATSRAGNLTIATNLAQQKIEELMSYPYSSADLTNGSHTDPENPLDIHYTRSWNVVDDDPVSDMKRLTVMVSYQTASRDSIATMSTYLTSRR
- a CDS encoding VCBS repeat-containing protein codes for the protein MRIIRLNRSMIGTEAGFTLVEMMLSIVIMGFVLIAISGVFMLFQKSAATTSDFSDAQQNARIAIDYVTGELRQAGSQTDYFRGQRPIVHAGPYQVAFNADIDDGRVIDGQAPLSAINISMAPNTVPVSGSTIYSPSADYDSEAETVVFTLDSTGDGVITTADRGDDPEETGLNSNLFVLKKTVYGYNASGKNEVRESDLAIVRGPNFAPTWMTPEPIFQYYYDHDEDVNTPDRLWGDTDGDGELDTAEIMAVTDLPQNFLSNIQRVKITVMSESNRYDKKYETNGGFLNVTMNSEVFVRNMSRTSSMVRGKVFHDADSDGIIDNGESGIPGVTVRLAGQSRSVITDNFGSFYFALPAGAYSIQEVDPPGYTSTTANLVSITLVSGQSSIINFGDISSLPIGAIVGVVYEDLDKSGTKNGLESGIEGVLISLDSGAQTYTNASGYYSFTAEQGNYTVVEADPVGYSSTTPNSASANIVADGDTVRVDFGDYAGPTTGTLEGYAFLDINEDGVRNSMEEGLPNVTIKVSTGDSTMTNSSGYYIFNLEPDVYTVEERDPVGYTSTTVNKYTDVKITADTTVVRNFGDILETRQDFVEIHISNTDRVLSVSTANLGEDEKYDTDIILGTALSGGIGNMLVFHNEWETSATPVSELFNSDPVYRRDAGDNINTMNQFDFNSDAVPDILTGLNTSTDRNIQVWFTQDGGILSNSPDKAYYASGLNEVMDSKLADFDLDGEFDLVIGLKDPIGITGAFEVLLGSGDGDFSSREYVTDAGPVDDFKLGAIWAVETGDVDGDGDQDIIVGSHVTPVTGYIDVYLNTGYASANFTWSARYASWGAVNDLKMVDMKEDDDGDPDIVAGISVGPNIGLVFLYLNEAGVYGIADTTGYAFGPEEVHNMPDDFVFANGEVLSIAVLQVNNDIFPDITYGTRSSSLYTGDIYVLPAYGTLPEFGLKINTSELGEIISIDVADFNKDSSPDIVVGTRSSATQGKLVAFFGSGI